The following are encoded together in the Falsiruegeria litorea R37 genome:
- a CDS encoding TetR/AcrR family transcriptional regulator: MARTIAKDHDQKRAQILKSAARVFAREGFDRASMTQLARECGISKANIYHYYDSKDAILYDILETYLRELRDLICGIELEGLSSEERLHRVVAEILLAYQGVDDEHRVQTSGMSALPEEQQKVLRRYQRDMVEFVSSIIAENAPQQVANDGEKLRSATMSVFGMLNWYYMWNTGAGTKAREDYASVVSNLTLGGLTKI, encoded by the coding sequence TTGGCCCGCACGATTGCAAAAGACCATGATCAGAAACGGGCTCAGATCCTGAAATCCGCCGCGCGCGTCTTCGCGCGCGAGGGGTTTGACCGCGCGTCAATGACCCAATTGGCGCGGGAATGCGGGATATCAAAGGCGAATATCTATCACTACTACGACAGCAAGGATGCCATCTTGTATGACATCCTTGAAACCTATCTGCGTGAGCTGCGCGACTTGATTTGCGGAATCGAACTCGAAGGGCTCTCAAGCGAAGAACGCCTGCACAGGGTGGTGGCAGAGATCCTGTTGGCCTATCAGGGCGTAGATGATGAGCACCGGGTGCAGACCAGCGGTATGTCTGCCCTGCCGGAAGAGCAGCAAAAGGTGCTGCGTCGATATCAGCGTGATATGGTCGAGTTTGTCAGCAGCATCATCGCCGAAAACGCACCGCAACAGGTTGCAAATGACGGTGAAAAGCTCCGCTCGGCCACCATGTCCGTGTTCGGGATGCTGAACTGGTATTACATGTGGAACACTGGTGCGGGAACCAAAGCGCGCGAGGATTACGCGTCAGTCGTGTCAAACCTGACGCTTGGTGGTCTGACCAAAATCTAA
- a CDS encoding Phenylacetic acid catabolic protein: MAEDMTIESYLAAGGVLTNPTNVPPRYRAELMKLMATFVDSELAGAAGFADVINAGPGIKERIAAAKIVLEKTDNADRVLRVMAEFGVDADRYASHHPWTARLERDADIGMSRSDHDMRLAVFNYPLDGWVDSVVMNVLMSRAVVIQLTEFSLISYQPLAEAFRAILPVETRHSELAVEGALKLAQEGATSDMQKSAGYWWPRVAASFGSGASNKAATLKEMGLRRTTNSELKTRWEVEASTVLESLGLKRP, encoded by the coding sequence ATGGCAGAAGATATGACAATCGAAAGCTACCTGGCCGCCGGCGGGGTGCTGACCAATCCCACCAATGTGCCGCCGCGCTATCGCGCCGAGCTGATGAAACTGATGGCGACCTTTGTCGACAGTGAGCTGGCTGGTGCTGCGGGCTTTGCAGATGTGATCAACGCAGGCCCCGGCATCAAGGAGCGCATTGCCGCCGCCAAGATCGTGCTGGAAAAGACCGACAATGCTGACCGCGTGTTACGTGTCATGGCCGAGTTTGGTGTGGACGCCGATCGCTATGCCTCACACCACCCCTGGACTGCGCGCCTCGAGCGTGATGCCGACATTGGCATGTCCCGCAGCGATCATGACATGCGATTGGCGGTATTCAACTACCCGCTCGATGGCTGGGTCGACTCGGTGGTGATGAACGTACTGATGAGCCGCGCCGTGGTGATTCAGCTGACCGAGTTCTCTCTGATCTCGTACCAACCGCTCGCCGAAGCCTTCCGCGCAATCTTGCCAGTGGAAACACGCCACTCGGAACTGGCGGTTGAAGGCGCGCTCAAGCTGGCGCAGGAGGGCGCGACATCGGACATGCAGAAGTCTGCCGGTTACTGGTGGCCGCGTGTCGCCGCAAGCTTTGGATCGGGTGCTTCGAACAAAGCGGCCACTCTCAAAGAGATGGGCCTGCGCCGCACCACAAACTCCGAGCTGAAGACGCGTTGGGAGGTGGAGGCCTCTACCGTTCTCGAAAGCCTCGGTCTCAAGCGTCCTTAA
- the paaE gene encoding 1,2-phenylacetyl-CoA epoxidase subunit PaaE, with translation MARFHDLTVTDVHKTIRDAVVVTLQPVNGAAEEFDFTQGQYLTFRRDFDGEELRRSYSICAGKDDGILQVGIKRVDGGAFSTWANEELKVGDTIQAMPPMGGFFTALDANADKHYLGFAGGSGVTPVLSILKTTLAREPKARFTLVYANKGVNTIMFREELEDLKNLYMGRLNVIHILESDAQDIDLFTGLVTQEKCAELFKHWIDVKTVDTAFICGPEPMMLGIAAALRDHGLDDAQIKFELFASAQPGRAKRKTASGDAASSANQTKAAITMDGSTQTITLPKDMSILDGALENAMDAPYACKAGVCSTCRCKVLEGEVEMVANHALEDYEVEKGYVLSCQAFPLTDSVTVDFDQ, from the coding sequence ATGGCGCGCTTTCACGATCTGACCGTCACAGACGTTCACAAGACCATCCGCGACGCTGTCGTGGTCACGCTGCAACCGGTTAACGGCGCAGCCGAAGAATTCGATTTCACCCAAGGCCAATACCTGACCTTCCGCCGCGATTTCGACGGCGAAGAGCTGCGCCGGTCCTACTCGATCTGTGCGGGCAAGGACGACGGCATCCTGCAGGTCGGCATCAAACGCGTCGACGGCGGTGCCTTTTCGACCTGGGCCAATGAAGAGCTGAAGGTGGGCGACACCATCCAGGCCATGCCACCCATGGGGGGCTTCTTCACGGCACTCGATGCGAATGCGGATAAGCATTATCTTGGCTTTGCCGGCGGTTCGGGCGTGACCCCGGTTCTGTCGATCCTGAAAACCACCCTGGCACGCGAGCCCAAGGCGCGGTTCACGCTGGTCTACGCCAACAAGGGCGTGAACACGATCATGTTCCGCGAGGAGCTGGAAGACCTCAAGAACCTCTACATGGGTCGCCTGAACGTGATCCACATCCTGGAAAGCGACGCGCAGGACATTGACCTGTTCACCGGTCTGGTGACGCAGGAAAAATGCGCCGAGCTGTTCAAGCACTGGATCGACGTCAAGACCGTGGACACCGCATTCATCTGCGGGCCAGAGCCGATGATGCTGGGCATTGCTGCTGCTCTACGCGATCACGGGCTGGACGACGCCCAGATCAAGTTTGAGCTTTTTGCCAGCGCCCAGCCGGGTCGTGCCAAGCGCAAGACCGCTTCGGGTGATGCTGCGAGCAGTGCAAACCAGACCAAGGCGGCCATCACGATGGACGGCTCGACCCAGACGATCACCCTGCCCAAGGACATGTCGATCCTTGATGGTGCGCTCGAAAACGCGATGGACGCACCTTATGCCTGCAAGGCAGGAGTTTGTTCAACATGTCGCTGTAAGGTGCTCGAGGGCGAGGTCGAAATGGTCGCGAACCACGCGCTGGAGGACTATGAAGTCGAGAAAGGCTATGTCCTGTCCTGCCAGGCCTTCCCGCTGACGGATTCCGTCACAGTCGACTTTGATCAGTAA
- the paaD gene encoding 1,2-phenylacetyl-CoA epoxidase subunit PaaD — protein MEQPSVKQVWEWLDAVPDPEIPVISLVDLGIIRDVAWQDDTLTVTVTPTYSGCPATSVINMDIETALRDQGIEKLQLKQQLSPAWTTDWLTERGKARLEDYGIAPPQPAGGPERCPNCGSGNVQKVSQFGSTPCKAHWRCTDCLEPFDYFKCI, from the coding sequence ATGGAACAGCCAAGCGTCAAACAGGTTTGGGAATGGCTGGATGCCGTTCCCGACCCCGAGATCCCTGTGATCTCGCTCGTGGATCTTGGCATCATCCGGGACGTCGCGTGGCAAGACGACACGCTGACTGTCACGGTGACGCCGACCTACTCTGGGTGCCCCGCCACATCCGTGATCAACATGGACATCGAGACAGCCCTGCGGGACCAAGGCATCGAAAAGCTGCAACTCAAACAGCAGCTTAGCCCGGCCTGGACCACCGATTGGCTGACCGAGCGCGGCAAGGCCCGACTGGAAGATTATGGGATCGCCCCTCCGCAACCCGCGGGCGGCCCAGAGCGGTGCCCAAACTGTGGCAGCGGCAATGTGCAGAAGGTCAGCCAGTTCGGCTCGACCCCCTGCAAGGCGCATTGGCGCTGCACCGACTGCCTGGAACCGTTCGACTATTTCAAATGCATCTGA
- the paaC gene encoding 1,2-phenylacetyl-CoA epoxidase subunit PaaC has product MTRNEALFEFLQRMGDNTLILGHRISEWCGMAPVLEEDIALSNTALDFIGQTQFWLGYAGEVEGEGRDADRLAFHRDAWDFRNVLLVEMPNGDFGQTIMRQFLFDAWHSIYIARLIKSSDARVAEIAEKASKEIAYHLERSADTVVALGDGTEESHARMQKALDYLYPYVGEMFLSDEVDAEMIAAGIAPDPSTLRDEYDALVQKVMDEATLSIPGNRFAQKGGKTGTMHTEHLGHLLCSMQWLQRAYPDGNW; this is encoded by the coding sequence ATGACTCGCAACGAGGCTCTGTTTGAGTTCCTCCAGCGTATGGGGGACAACACCCTGATCCTGGGACACCGGATCAGTGAATGGTGCGGGATGGCCCCGGTTCTGGAAGAGGACATCGCGCTGTCGAACACCGCGCTGGATTTCATTGGTCAGACCCAGTTCTGGCTGGGTTATGCGGGCGAGGTTGAAGGCGAAGGCCGTGATGCGGACCGTCTGGCGTTTCACCGTGATGCCTGGGATTTCCGCAACGTGCTGCTGGTTGAAATGCCCAATGGCGATTTTGGCCAGACCATCATGCGCCAGTTCCTGTTCGATGCCTGGCACTCGATCTACATCGCGCGCCTGATCAAGAGCAGCGACGCCCGCGTGGCCGAGATTGCCGAAAAGGCCAGCAAGGAAATCGCCTATCACCTGGAACGCTCGGCCGATACAGTTGTCGCCCTGGGTGACGGGACGGAAGAAAGCCACGCGCGCATGCAAAAGGCGCTGGATTATCTCTATCCCTACGTGGGTGAGATGTTCCTTTCCGACGAAGTCGATGCCGAGATGATTGCGGCGGGTATTGCTCCGGATCCCAGCACCCTGCGCGACGAATATGACGCGCTGGTGCAAAAGGTGATGGACGAGGCCACGCTGAGCATCCCCGGCAATCGCTTTGCCCAAAAGGGCGGCAAGACCGGCACCATGCACACCGAGCATCTGGGCCACCTGCTGTGCTCGATGCAGTGGCTGCAACGGGCCTATCCGGACGGAAACTGGTAA
- the paaB gene encoding 1,2-phenylacetyl-CoA epoxidase subunit PaaB: MNNEWPLWEVFIRGQHGMSHRHVGSLHAPDAEMAIKNARDVYTRRNEGVSIWVVEAVNISASSPSDKGPLYEPSESKVYRHPTFFDIPDEVGAM, from the coding sequence ATGAACAACGAATGGCCCCTGTGGGAAGTTTTCATCCGCGGCCAGCACGGCATGAGCCACCGCCACGTTGGCAGCCTGCATGCCCCCGACGCCGAAATGGCGATCAAGAACGCCCGCGACGTCTATACCCGTCGTAACGAAGGCGTATCGATCTGGGTGGTCGAGGCCGTGAACATTTCCGCCTCGTCCCCGTCGGACAAAGGCCCGCTTTATGAACCCAGCGAAAGCAAGGTTTACCGTCACCCGACCTTCTTTGACATACCTGACGAAGTGGGGGCCATGTGA